The proteins below come from a single Tachypleus tridentatus isolate NWPU-2018 chromosome 13, ASM421037v1, whole genome shotgun sequence genomic window:
- the LOC143237439 gene encoding insulin-1-like codes for MNILLSSICVCAAVTSLVAALPSQHLIQTRSQRLCGSELSQALSIVCGGFYYLPSLKRSDRELFDTELGTVPWWRLMNALQFPSDMGYLDGHIATSLFHKRDSLSRQTRGVSDECCTKSCTINELMSYCGSTGNK; via the exons ATGAACATTTTGCTGTCGAGCATCTGCGTCTGCGCAGCTGTCACTTCACTAGTCGCTGCTCTTCCCAGCCAACACTTGATTCAAACTCGATCTCAGAGGTTATGTGGCTCTGAGCTTTCCCAAGCACTTTCCATAGTGTGTGGCGGCTTCTATTACCTTCCTTCTCTTAAGAGGTCCGACAGGGAACTATTCGACACCGAACTGGGAAcag TTCCCTGGTGGCGACTGATGAATGCTCTACAGTTTCCCTCTGACATGGGATACCTCGACGGCCATATAGCCACGTCTCTATTCCATAAGCGAGACAGTTTATCTCGACAGACTCGTGGTGTTTCCGACGAATGCTGCACGAAAAGCTGTACAATAAATGAGTTAATGTCGTACTGTGGTTCtactggaaataaataa